From Flavobacterium arcticum, the proteins below share one genomic window:
- a CDS encoding DUF3341 domain-containing protein, with product MSNKVIHVLYNDDDILMDAVKQTRAAHHHIEEVYTPFPVHGLDKAMGLAPTRLAIASFLYGLVGLSVATTMMRYMMIIDWPQDIGGKPSFSYIENMPAFVPVMFEMTVFFAAHLMVITFYMRSKLWPFKEAENPDVRTTDDHFLMEVAAHGDVDQMVSFFESTGAVEVKVIEKQ from the coding sequence ATGAGTAATAAAGTTATACATGTTTTATACAATGATGATGATATCCTGATGGATGCAGTAAAACAAACACGTGCTGCGCATCATCACATTGAAGAGGTTTATACACCATTCCCAGTACACGGGTTGGACAAAGCCATGGGACTTGCTCCTACAAGATTAGCTATTGCTTCATTCTTATATGGTTTGGTTGGATTAAGTGTAGCAACTACAATGATGCGCTACATGATGATTATAGACTGGCCTCAAGATATTGGAGGGAAACCAAGTTTTAGTTATATAGAAAATATGCCGGCTTTTGTACCGGTAATGTTTGAGATGACAGTATTTTTTGCTGCTCACTTAATGGTTATCACTTTTTATATGAGAAGTAAATTATGGCCATTTAAAGAAGCTGAAAATCCTGATGTAAGAACTACAGACGATCATTTCTTAATGGAAGTTGCTGCTCACGGAGACGTAGATCAGATGGTTTCATTCTTTGAGAGTACAGGAGCTGTAGAAGTAAAAGTAATTGAAAAGCAATAA
- a CDS encoding c-type cytochrome has product MRALYKIALLVVVASVFTACFDKSAPNYQYFPNMYEPISYETYGESSAFNNGKEGQLPAEGSIPRGFTPYEYENSNEGYELAKANLESPLDSASIDLPRAKELYTIYCAICHGDKGDGKGNLVKREKFLGVPNYKDRVITEGSVFHVVTYGLNSMGSHANQLSQEERWQVAHYVLKLRSEL; this is encoded by the coding sequence ATGAGAGCGTTATATAAAATAGCATTATTGGTAGTTGTAGCATCGGTTTTTACTGCGTGTTTTGACAAGTCGGCACCAAATTACCAGTACTTCCCAAATATGTACGAGCCAATATCTTATGAGACATATGGTGAATCTTCAGCCTTTAATAACGGCAAGGAGGGTCAGCTTCCTGCAGAAGGTTCAATACCAAGAGGATTTACACCTTATGAATATGAAAACAGCAATGAAGGATATGAGCTTGCTAAAGCTAATTTAGAATCTCCTCTTGATTCAGCCTCTATAGATCTTCCTAGAGCTAAAGAGTTATATACAATATACTGTGCAATTTGTCATGGAGATAAAGGTGATGGTAAAGGAAATCTTGTAAAGAGAGAAAAATTTCTTGGTGTGCCTAACTATAAAGATAGGGTTATTACCGAAGGAAGCGTTTTTCATGTAGTAACATACGGGTTAAACTCGATGGGATCTCACGCTAATCAACTTTCTCAAGAAGAGCGTTGGCAAGTTGCCCACTACGTGTTGAAATTAAGAAGCGAATTATAA
- the queG gene encoding tRNA epoxyqueuosine(34) reductase QueG, whose product MNSKKKYTDFIKSEAKRLGFLSCGISKAGFLEKEAPRLEKWLNENKNGQMQYMENHFDKRLDPTLLVDGAKSVISLLLNYYPDATQVDDSYKISKYAYGQDYHFVIKHRLKELLYSMQETIGGVGGRAFVDSAPVLDKAWAAKSGLGWMGKHSNLLSKQVGSFFFIAELIVDIELEYDTATTDHCGTCTACIDACPTQAIVEPYVVDGSKCISYFTIELKDNLPDSMKGKFDDWAFGCDVCQDVCPWNRFSKSHNEPLFNPHPDLLSMTKKDWEEITEDTFRAVFKNSAVKRTKFQGLNRNINFLKE is encoded by the coding sequence CTGAACTCTAAAAAAAAATATACTGATTTTATAAAATCCGAAGCCAAACGCCTCGGGTTTTTGTCTTGTGGTATATCTAAAGCTGGTTTTCTTGAAAAAGAGGCACCTCGACTAGAAAAGTGGCTTAATGAAAACAAGAATGGGCAGATGCAGTATATGGAAAATCATTTCGATAAGCGACTTGACCCAACCTTGCTTGTAGATGGTGCTAAAAGTGTTATATCGTTATTATTGAATTATTATCCTGATGCAACTCAAGTTGACGACAGTTACAAAATTTCCAAGTATGCTTATGGGCAGGATTATCATTTTGTAATAAAACACAGGCTAAAAGAATTATTATACTCCATGCAGGAAACCATTGGCGGAGTAGGCGGTAGAGCTTTTGTGGATTCGGCACCTGTATTAGATAAGGCTTGGGCTGCCAAAAGCGGACTTGGCTGGATGGGCAAACATAGCAATTTACTTAGTAAACAAGTAGGGTCTTTCTTTTTTATAGCGGAATTGATTGTAGATATTGAACTAGAGTATGATACTGCTACTACTGATCATTGTGGTACGTGTACAGCGTGTATAGATGCTTGCCCCACGCAAGCTATTGTTGAACCGTATGTAGTAGATGGTAGTAAGTGCATATCTTATTTTACTATTGAATTAAAAGACAATTTACCCGATTCTATGAAGGGTAAATTTGATGATTGGGCTTTTGGTTGCGATGTGTGTCAAGACGTGTGCCCTTGGAATCGCTTTTCTAAATCGCATAATGAGCCGCTTTTTAATCCGCACCCCGATTTACTATCAATGACAAAAAAAGATTGGGAAGAAATTACAGAGGATACTTTTCGGGCTGTATTTAAAAATTCGGCAGTAAAAAGGACAAAGTTTCAAGGACTAAACCGCAACATAAACTTCTTAAAAGAATAG
- a CDS encoding quinol:cytochrome C oxidoreductase, with protein sequence MYTFSSRLKTFSFVLIALGILGIGYSFLTAPKTVEDVEKILAAENAHGGHGADHEAGAAHGEDAHGHAAEGHHEATASHTSHGNDTHAEAGHQPDVHAAHDEHQEHLEHVLHQLKTKPWSAVYVAALFFMLLSLGALAFYAIQNAAQAGWSPVLFRVMEGISSYLIPGAIIVFILLVLGVMDMHHIFIWMDEDVVAKDHLIQAKTGYLNGPFFLIRAAIFMGGWIWYRQYSRKNSLLQDDANDNIYYKKNFKASASFLVFFIISESIMSWDWIMSVDPHWYSTLFGWYVFASFFVSGITAIALITVYLKAKGYLEYVNTSHIHDLAKFMFGISVFWTYLWFSQFMLMWYADIPEEVVYFKTRIEDYNLPFFGMLVMNFVFPVLILINTDFKRLSWIIVMAGIVILCGHYIDFFNMIMPATVGDRWFIGVGEIGAVLLFLGLFIFVVFTTLTKAPLLAKRNPLIEESKHFHY encoded by the coding sequence ATGTACACATTTTCAAGTAGATTAAAAACTTTTTCCTTTGTCCTGATTGCCTTGGGTATTCTTGGCATAGGCTATAGTTTTTTGACTGCACCAAAAACCGTTGAAGACGTAGAAAAAATTTTAGCGGCAGAAAACGCACATGGTGGTCACGGTGCTGACCATGAAGCAGGTGCAGCGCATGGGGAAGATGCACATGGACATGCTGCCGAAGGGCATCATGAAGCCACAGCTTCTCATACAAGTCATGGTAATGATACTCATGCCGAAGCTGGTCATCAGCCAGATGTACATGCTGCTCATGACGAACATCAAGAGCACTTAGAGCACGTATTACACCAATTAAAAACTAAGCCATGGTCTGCAGTATATGTAGCAGCTTTGTTCTTTATGTTGTTGTCACTTGGTGCTTTAGCGTTCTATGCAATACAAAATGCTGCACAAGCAGGATGGTCTCCTGTATTGTTTAGAGTTATGGAGGGTATATCTAGTTACCTTATTCCTGGTGCTATAATAGTATTTATATTATTGGTTTTAGGTGTTATGGATATGCATCATATTTTTATCTGGATGGATGAGGATGTTGTAGCGAAAGATCACTTGATACAAGCAAAAACAGGTTATCTAAATGGACCTTTCTTCCTTATAAGAGCAGCTATTTTTATGGGTGGATGGATATGGTACCGTCAGTATTCTAGAAAGAACTCATTATTGCAAGATGATGCTAATGATAATATATACTACAAGAAAAACTTTAAAGCTTCTGCTTCTTTCTTGGTATTCTTTATTATATCAGAATCTATTATGTCTTGGGACTGGATTATGTCGGTAGATCCGCACTGGTATAGTACTTTATTTGGATGGTATGTATTTGCAAGTTTCTTTGTAAGTGGTATTACTGCTATTGCATTAATAACAGTTTACCTTAAAGCAAAAGGCTATCTAGAGTATGTAAATACGAGTCATATACACGATTTAGCAAAATTCATGTTTGGTATTAGTGTTTTCTGGACATATTTATGGTTCTCTCAGTTCATGCTTATGTGGTATGCTGATATACCAGAAGAAGTTGTTTATTTTAAAACACGTATAGAAGATTATAACCTTCCATTTTTCGGGATGTTAGTTATGAACTTTGTATTCCCTGTTTTAATACTTATAAATACAGATTTCAAACGTCTTTCTTGGATTATAGTTATGGCAGGTATTGTTATACTTTGCGGACATTATATTGATTTCTTCAATATGATTATGCCAGCTACTGTAGGCGACAGATGGTTTATTGGTGTTGGCGAAATTGGTGCAGTACTATTATTCCTTGGATTATTTATATTTGTTGTATTTACAACTTTAACCAAAGCACCTCTTTTAGCGAAACGTAATCCGTTAATTGAAGAGAGTAAGCATTTTCATTATTAA
- a CDS encoding GNAT family N-acetyltransferase, which translates to MSNKSEAIFSINEAQNQFELEIGEHTVFLEYYMEGDKMLMTHTEAPQELRGTGAASNLVNQALQYAKNNSLVVVPLCSYVADYINKHPEWNTILSEGYQM; encoded by the coding sequence ATGAGTAATAAATCAGAAGCTATTTTTAGCATAAACGAAGCTCAAAATCAGTTTGAATTGGAGATAGGAGAACATACTGTTTTTTTGGAGTATTATATGGAAGGCGATAAAATGCTGATGACACACACCGAAGCTCCGCAAGAACTTCGTGGTACAGGTGCCGCGAGTAACTTGGTTAATCAGGCATTACAGTATGCGAAAAATAATAGCCTTGTTGTTGTTCCGTTGTGTTCTTATGTTGCCGATTATATAAATAAACACCCAGAATGGAACACAATACTCTCTGAAGGTTATCAGATGTAA
- the ruvB gene encoding Holliday junction branch migration DNA helicase RuvB: MNENLDPTNNNYNTEELDLEKKLRPLSFDDFAGQDQVLENLQIFVQAANMREEALDHTLFHGPPGLGKTTLANILANELGVGIKITSGPVLDKPGDLAGLLTNLDDRDILFIDEIHRLSPIVEEYLYSAMEDFRIDIMIESGPNARSVQINLNPFTLVGATTRSGLLTAPMRARFGISSRLQYYTTELLTTIVQRSSAILKMPITMEAAIEIAGRSRGTPRIANALLRRVRDFAQIKGNGSIDIEIARYSLKALHVDAHGLDEMDNKILTTIIEKFKGGPVGLSTLATAVSESSETIEEVYEPFLIQEGFIMRTPRGREVTEKAYKHLGRVKMGNQGGLFS; this comes from the coding sequence ATGAACGAAAATTTAGATCCTACCAATAATAATTATAACACAGAGGAACTCGATCTTGAAAAAAAATTGAGACCGTTATCGTTTGACGATTTTGCGGGTCAAGATCAAGTATTAGAAAACCTGCAGATATTTGTGCAGGCTGCCAATATGCGTGAGGAAGCATTAGATCATACTCTTTTTCATGGTCCTCCAGGTTTGGGTAAAACCACACTGGCAAATATTCTTGCTAATGAGCTTGGAGTAGGTATTAAGATAACATCCGGACCTGTGTTAGATAAGCCTGGTGATTTGGCAGGATTGCTAACAAATCTTGATGATAGAGATATCTTGTTTATAGATGAGATACATCGTCTTAGCCCTATAGTAGAAGAATATCTCTACTCTGCTATGGAAGATTTTCGTATTGACATTATGATAGAGTCAGGACCTAATGCGCGTTCTGTACAAATAAATTTAAATCCATTTACACTTGTAGGTGCAACCACTCGTTCGGGGTTGCTTACAGCGCCAATGCGTGCACGTTTTGGTATTTCGAGTAGATTACAATATTATACTACAGAGTTATTAACTACCATTGTACAACGAAGTTCGGCTATACTTAAAATGCCCATTACTATGGAGGCAGCGATAGAGATTGCAGGGCGCAGTAGAGGTACACCGCGTATTGCTAATGCACTACTACGTCGTGTGCGCGATTTTGCCCAGATAAAAGGTAATGGTAGTATAGATATAGAAATAGCACGTTATTCATTAAAAGCACTGCATGTAGATGCACATGGTCTTGATGAGATGGATAATAAAATACTCACGACTATTATAGAAAAGTTTAAGGGTGGTCCTGTAGGGCTGTCTACGCTTGCTACTGCGGTTTCTGAAAGTAGCGAAACAATAGAAGAGGTGTATGAACCTTTTTTAATACAAGAAGGATTTATTATGCGTACGCCACGTGGTAGAGAAGTAACCGAAAAAGCATATAAACATTTAGGGAGAGTGAAAATGGGGAATCAAGGAGGTTTGTTTAGCTAA
- a CDS encoding cytochrome c oxidase subunit I, whose translation MSAVGHEINGEHDNHDAHDHHHKETFITKYIFSIDHKMIAKQYLITGIIMGIIGIMMSILFRMQIAWPEESFTIFKVLLGDDFAPNGVMRNDIYLALVTIHGTIMVFFVLTAGLSGTFSNLLIPLQIGARDMASGFMNMISYWMFFLSSVIMILSLFVEAGPASAGWTIYPPLSALPQAIGGSGAGMTLWLVSMAIFIASSLMGSLNYVVTVINLRTKGMSMTRLPLTIWAFFITAVIGIVSFPVLLSAALLLIFDRSFGTSFFLSDIFIAGEVLHYQGGSPVLFEHLFWFLGHPEVYIVLLPALGITSEIIATNSRKPIFGYRAMIASILAIAFLSTIVWGHHMFVSGMNPFLGSVFTFTTLLIAIPSAVKAFNYITTLWRGNLQLNPSMLFSIGLVSTFITGGLTGIILGDSTLDINVHDTYFVVAHFHLVMGISALYGMFAGIYHWFPRMFGRMMNKNLGYIHFWVTAVCAYGVFFPMHFIGMAGLPRRYYTNTAFPLFDDLQDVNVLITMFAIVGAAFQLVFLWNFFYSIFRGKKAPMNPWRSNTLEWTAPVEHIHGNWPGEIPEVYRWPYDYSKPGHDDDFVPQNVPMKDGESELHH comes from the coding sequence ATGTCAGCAGTAGGACACGAAATAAACGGAGAACACGATAATCATGATGCTCACGATCATCATCATAAAGAGACTTTTATAACAAAGTACATCTTTAGTATTGATCATAAGATGATTGCGAAGCAATATCTTATTACAGGTATTATAATGGGTATTATTGGTATTATGATGTCAATATTATTCCGTATGCAAATTGCTTGGCCAGAAGAGTCTTTTACTATTTTTAAAGTTCTTTTAGGTGACGATTTTGCTCCTAACGGGGTTATGCGTAACGATATTTATTTGGCACTTGTTACTATACATGGTACTATAATGGTATTCTTTGTACTAACAGCAGGTTTGAGTGGTACATTTAGTAACCTTCTTATTCCGTTGCAAATTGGTGCACGTGATATGGCATCTGGTTTTATGAACATGATATCATATTGGATGTTTTTCTTGTCTTCTGTAATAATGATACTTTCATTATTTGTTGAAGCAGGTCCGGCATCTGCTGGTTGGACAATATACCCTCCATTAAGTGCATTACCACAAGCAATAGGTGGTTCTGGTGCAGGTATGACACTTTGGTTAGTCTCTATGGCAATATTTATTGCTTCATCCCTAATGGGATCACTAAACTATGTTGTTACGGTTATTAATTTAAGAACAAAAGGTATGTCTATGACAAGACTACCATTAACAATATGGGCATTCTTTATTACTGCAGTAATTGGTATTGTATCTTTCCCAGTACTTTTATCTGCGGCATTATTACTTATATTTGATAGAAGTTTCGGAACATCATTTTTTCTTTCAGATATTTTTATTGCAGGAGAGGTATTGCATTATCAAGGTGGTTCGCCAGTATTGTTTGAACACTTATTCTGGTTCTTAGGTCACCCTGAGGTATATATTGTATTACTTCCTGCATTGGGTATTACATCAGAAATTATTGCAACTAACTCACGTAAGCCTATCTTTGGTTACCGTGCCATGATTGCTTCTATATTAGCTATCGCATTCCTTTCTACAATTGTATGGGGTCACCATATGTTCGTTTCAGGTATGAATCCTTTCTTAGGTTCAGTATTTACCTTTACAACGTTACTTATTGCTATCCCATCGGCTGTAAAAGCATTTAACTATATTACAACCTTATGGAGGGGTAACTTACAGCTTAACCCTTCAATGTTATTCTCTATAGGTCTTGTATCTACTTTTATAACAGGAGGTCTTACAGGTATTATACTTGGAGATAGTACACTAGATATTAATGTTCACGATACTTACTTTGTTGTAGCTCACTTCCACTTAGTAATGGGTATCTCTGCACTATATGGTATGTTTGCAGGTATTTATCACTGGTTCCCAAGAATGTTTGGTAGAATGATGAATAAAAACCTTGGTTATATTCACTTCTGGGTAACAGCAGTTTGTGCTTACGGTGTTTTCTTCCCGATGCACTTTATAGGTATGGCTGGTTTACCAAGACGTTATTATACAAATACGGCATTCCCATTATTTGATGACTTACAGGATGTTAATGTCTTGATTACAATGTTTGCTATTGTAGGTGCTGCTTTCCAATTAGTATTCTTATGGAACTTCTTCTATAGTATCTTTAGAGGTAAAAAAGCTCCTATGAACCCATGGAGATCTAACACACTTGAGTGGACTGCTCCTGTAGAACATATTCACGGTAACTGGCCAGGTGAAATACCTGAGGTTTACAGATGGCCTTATGATTATAGTAAGCCAGGTCATGATGATGATTTTGTACCTCAAAATGTGCCAATGAAAGATGGTGAATCTGAATTGCATCATTAA
- the ruvA gene encoding Holliday junction branch migration protein RuvA: protein MIAHLQGKLVEKLPTEVVIECNGVGYQVNISLHTFSLLPDSENIKLYIFLQVKEDAHTLFGFVEKAERELFKMLLSVSGVGASIARTMLSSLDPKQIINAIGTGDVATIQSIKGIGAKTAQRVILDLKDKVLKLYDLEEVSVAGYNTNKDEALSALEVLGFNKKLAEKAVERIVKETPEANVETIIKQALKNL, encoded by the coding sequence ATGATAGCACACCTTCAGGGAAAACTGGTAGAAAAACTACCTACAGAAGTGGTAATAGAATGTAATGGCGTGGGTTATCAGGTAAATATATCATTGCATACCTTTTCTTTATTGCCTGATTCAGAAAATATAAAACTGTATATTTTTCTTCAGGTTAAAGAAGATGCACACACTCTTTTTGGTTTTGTAGAAAAAGCAGAACGAGAACTTTTTAAGATGCTGCTATCTGTGTCTGGGGTAGGGGCTAGTATAGCAAGAACAATGCTTTCGTCATTAGACCCTAAGCAAATAATAAATGCGATTGGTACAGGCGATGTTGCTACTATACAGTCTATAAAAGGCATAGGTGCAAAAACTGCTCAGCGAGTGATACTTGATTTAAAGGATAAAGTGTTAAAACTATATGATTTAGAGGAAGTTTCTGTTGCAGGTTACAATACAAATAAAGATGAAGCGTTATCTGCCTTAGAGGTGTTAGGCTTTAACAAAAAATTAGCAGAAAAGGCGGTGGAGCGAATTGTTAAAGAGACACCAGAAGCTAATGTGGAGACAATTATAAAACAAGCATTAAAAAATTTATAA
- a CDS encoding cytochrome c oxidase subunit II: MTSLLIIAVLVLLGIAIWQLTKIFHLTQLGSATHNENSEVANDRDNNVNGYLMFAFVGFIYIFTIYSLVKWGHLVLGTPASEHGEQYDSLMAISMWLIFTVQTITQFLLHYFSFRYRGKKGNTAYYYADNDKLEFIWTIIPVIVLAGLILYGLYAWTNIMFIDDEKEEALYVEVYAKQFGWEVRYAGEDGVLGKANVRYIEGINTMGVDMADPNAQDDIQATVLHLPKGRKVIFKFRSQDVLHSAYFPHFRAQMNVVPGMVTQFGFTPTITTDDMRLDPKMMDKVSNINNIRSKKSAELVAKGEEPLDPYTFDYLLLCNKICGASHYNMQMKVIVDEEADFNKWLDDQKTLGVAVKESQGGDDPHEVPVVEPVHDMKRDTLATAEDSVAIAQLIRK, from the coding sequence ATGACGAGTTTATTGATAATTGCAGTTTTAGTTTTATTAGGCATTGCAATATGGCAATTAACTAAAATATTCCATCTTACTCAGTTAGGATCGGCAACCCATAATGAAAATAGTGAGGTTGCTAATGATAGGGATAATAATGTTAATGGTTACCTGATGTTTGCTTTTGTTGGCTTCATCTATATTTTTACAATTTATTCTTTGGTTAAATGGGGTCACCTTGTTTTAGGCACACCTGCATCAGAGCATGGAGAGCAGTATGATAGTCTTATGGCTATTTCTATGTGGCTTATCTTTACTGTACAAACCATTACTCAATTCTTGTTACACTATTTCTCTTTTAGATATAGAGGTAAAAAAGGAAATACAGCTTATTACTATGCTGATAATGACAAGCTTGAGTTTATCTGGACTATTATACCAGTTATTGTACTTGCAGGTCTTATTTTATATGGATTGTATGCATGGACTAACATTATGTTTATTGATGATGAGAAGGAAGAAGCCTTATATGTTGAAGTATATGCTAAACAATTTGGTTGGGAAGTGCGTTATGCTGGTGAAGATGGTGTTTTAGGTAAAGCTAATGTTAGGTATATAGAAGGTATCAATACAATGGGTGTAGATATGGCCGATCCAAATGCACAAGATGATATTCAGGCTACTGTACTACATTTACCAAAAGGTAGAAAAGTAATATTTAAATTCCGTTCTCAGGATGTGTTGCACTCTGCATACTTTCCTCACTTTAGAGCGCAGATGAATGTTGTGCCAGGTATGGTTACTCAGTTTGGTTTCACGCCTACAATTACAACAGACGATATGCGTTTAGATCCAAAAATGATGGATAAAGTATCTAATATTAATAATATTAGGTCTAAAAAAAGCGCAGAACTTGTTGCTAAAGGTGAAGAACCTTTAGATCCTTATACTTTTGATTACTTATTATTATGTAATAAAATATGTGGTGCATCGCATTACAATATGCAGATGAAAGTTATTGTAGATGAAGAAGCAGACTTTAATAAATGGCTTGATGATCAAAAAACACTGGGGGTTGCTGTAAAAGAATCACAAGGTGGAGATGATCCGCATGAAGTACCAGTTGTTGAGCCTGTACATGATATGAAGCGGGATACTTTAGCAACAGCTGAAGATTCAGTAGCAATAGCACAATTGATAAGAAAATAA
- a CDS encoding NADP-dependent malic enzyme: MNHYSKRREALLYHAKPQPGKIQVVPTKKYATQRDLALAYSPGVAEPCLEIAKDVNNVYKYTAKGNLVAVISNGTAVLGLGDIGPEASKPVMEGKGLLFKIFSDIDVFDIEVDTKDIDKFVETVKNIAPTFGGINLEDIKAPESFEIERRLVEELDIPVMHDDQHGTAIISSAALLNAIELAGKKIDEVKVVVSGAGSAAMACVNLYLLLGVKLENIIMFDKDGMLIKSRTDLSVLQQKYAKDVEPLLLEGAIKGADVFLGLSVGNILTPEMLLSMSNDPIVFAMANPVSEIDYNLAIATRDDVIMATGRSDYPNQVNNVLGFPYIFRGALDVRASKINEAMKMAAVVALAELAKAPVPEQVNIAYGETKLNFGRDYIIPKPFDPRLIAVVPPAVAKAAMESGVAKNPINDWGKYTEELLERLGNDNKMIRLLTNRAKTDPKRIVFAEADHLDVLKAAQIVHEERIGIPILLGNKEIIEELMKEIDFDATDSGITIIDPKTDEEKIRREHYGEVFWRSRQRRGLTQFEAQKWMRERNYFAAMMVNEGEADALVTGYSRSYPTVVKPVMQLIGKAPGVTRVATTNMMMTKRGPIFLSDTAINPEPTADDLAKIALMTARTVRMFGMEPVLAMVSFSNFGSSLNKSANKVREAVAFLHKNHPDLIVDGEVQADFAMNPEMLKDKFPFSKLAGKKVNTLIFPNLEAANITYKLLKELDKVVSIGPIMLGMDKPVHIFQLGASVEEMVNMSAVAVVDAQEKERRLKSTKLR, encoded by the coding sequence ATGAACCATTATAGTAAACGCAGAGAAGCATTATTATACCATGCTAAACCGCAACCAGGTAAAATACAGGTAGTACCTACAAAAAAATATGCTACACAGCGCGACTTGGCGTTAGCATACTCTCCGGGTGTTGCAGAGCCTTGCTTGGAAATAGCTAAAGATGTAAATAACGTATATAAATATACTGCTAAAGGTAATCTTGTAGCTGTAATATCTAATGGTACGGCTGTTTTGGGGCTTGGCGATATAGGTCCTGAAGCATCAAAACCAGTAATGGAAGGAAAAGGGCTTCTTTTTAAGATTTTTTCTGATATTGATGTTTTTGATATTGAAGTTGATACAAAAGACATAGACAAATTTGTAGAAACAGTAAAAAATATAGCACCTACATTTGGAGGGATTAACCTTGAAGATATTAAAGCCCCAGAATCTTTTGAAATAGAAAGAAGATTGGTAGAAGAGCTTGATATACCTGTAATGCATGATGACCAACACGGTACAGCAATTATATCTTCGGCAGCACTACTAAATGCGATAGAGCTTGCTGGTAAAAAGATAGATGAAGTAAAGGTGGTAGTGTCAGGGGCTGGTTCGGCAGCAATGGCGTGTGTTAATCTTTATTTATTACTGGGTGTAAAATTAGAAAACATCATAATGTTTGATAAAGATGGTATGCTTATAAAGAGTCGTACTGATCTTTCTGTATTACAACAAAAATATGCTAAAGATGTCGAGCCATTATTGCTTGAAGGAGCTATAAAAGGAGCCGATGTGTTTTTAGGGCTTTCGGTAGGTAATATACTTACACCTGAAATGCTCTTGAGCATGAGTAATGATCCTATTGTGTTTGCTATGGCAAATCCTGTGTCTGAGATAGATTATAATCTAGCAATAGCGACACGCGATGATGTTATTATGGCAACAGGTAGATCAGATTATCCTAATCAGGTGAATAATGTATTAGGTTTTCCATATATATTTCGCGGTGCGCTAGATGTAAGAGCTTCTAAAATTAACGAAGCTATGAAAATGGCTGCTGTAGTAGCACTTGCAGAGCTTGCTAAAGCTCCTGTTCCAGAGCAGGTGAATATTGCTTATGGTGAAACGAAATTAAATTTTGGTAGAGATTATATTATTCCGAAACCATTTGACCCTAGGCTTATTGCTGTTGTGCCACCTGCTGTAGCAAAAGCAGCTATGGAGAGTGGAGTAGCAAAAAACCCAATAAATGATTGGGGAAAATATACCGAAGAGCTTTTAGAGCGATTAGGAAATGATAATAAAATGATACGTTTACTTACTAATAGGGCTAAGACTGACCCTAAGCGTATTGTTTTTGCAGAAGCTGACCACTTGGATGTATTAAAAGCAGCGCAGATAGTACATGAAGAGCGAATAGGTATACCTATACTTTTAGGTAATAAGGAGATTATAGAAGAGTTGATGAAAGAAATCGACTTTGATGCTACTGATAGTGGTATTACTATTATAGACCCTAAAACTGATGAAGAAAAAATAAGACGTGAGCATTATGGTGAGGTTTTTTGGAGATCAAGACAACGTAGAGGATTAACCCAGTTTGAAGCTCAAAAATGGATGCGTGAGCGTAACTATTTTGCGGCAATGATGGTTAATGAAGGCGAAGCCGATGCTTTGGTTACAGGATATTCAAGGAGTTATCCTACGGTTGTAAAACCAGTTATGCAACTTATAGGAAAAGCACCTGGTGTAACACGTGTAGCGACAACCAATATGATGATGACCAAACGAGGACCAATATTCTTGTCAGATACAGCTATTAATCCAGAACCTACTGCTGATGATCTTGCTAAAATAGCATTGATGACTGCACGTACTGTAAGGATGTTTGGTATGGAGCCTGTGCTAGCAATGGTGTCTTTTTCTAACTTCGGATCGTCATTAAATAAAAGTGCTAATAAGGTGCGTGAGGCGGTGGCTTTTTTACATAAAAATCACCCTGATCTTATAGTTGATGGAGAGGTACAGGCAGATTTTGCTATGAATCCTGAAATGCTTAAAGATAAATTTCCGTTCTCTAAATTAGCAGGTAAAAAAGTAAATACGCTTATATTTCCTAATCTTGAGGCGGCTAATATAACGTATAAGCTACTAAAAGAACTTGATAAAGTAGTTTCTATAGGACCTATTATGTTGGGTATGGATAAGCCTGTACATATATTTCAATTAGGCGCTAGTGTAGAGGAAATGGTAAACATGTCGGCAGTAGCAGTTGTAGATGCACAAGAGAAAGAAAGACGCCTAAAGTCAACTAAATTAAGATAA